One Panicum virgatum strain AP13 chromosome 3N, P.virgatum_v5, whole genome shotgun sequence DNA segment encodes these proteins:
- the LOC120667426 gene encoding tryptophan aminotransferase-related protein 1-like, which yields MAARESAGTAAARCAGRIGVVASVAVNLALLAMYIRRRYFGGGRSDREIVPSKGKPPVTPESVVNLDHGDPTLYEEFWHGTGDRATIVIPGWQTMSYFSDLRGFCWFVEPGFEREVRRLHRLVGNAVVDGYYFVAGTGSTQLFQAALYALSPAADGTPMSVVSPAPYYSSYPSVTNFLSSALYRWEGDANKFNGDTCIELVCSPNNPDGGIRKAVIKSNSGKTIHDFAYNWPQYTPITEAASHDIMLFTVSKCTGHAGTRLGWALVKDVEVAQKMVKFMELNTIGVSKDSQLRAAKILKAVCDGYELSPAKEANRLFHFAQRKMAERWSKLRATVAASGIFSLPDEVSGYCTFAKEIVTANPPFAWLRCHKDGVQDLEAFLRENKIVTRGGPKFGVDEKVVRVSMLDTDDAFNMFIGRIASIK from the exons ATGGCGGCGAGGGAGAGcgccgggacggcggcggcgcggtgcgccGGGAGGATCGGGGTCGTGGCCTCCGTGGCGGTGAACCTCGCCCTGCTCGCGATGTACATCCGCCGGCGCTACTTCGGCGGGGGCCGATCCGACAGGGAGATCGTCCCCTCCAAAGGCAAGCCGCCGGTCACACCGGAATCCGTCGTGAACCTCGACCA CGGCGACCCGACCTTGTACGAGGAGTTCTGGCACGGGACGGGCGACCGCGCGACGATCGTGATCCCCGGATGGCAGACGATGAGCTACTTCTCCGACCTCCGCGGCTTCTGCTGGTTCGTCGAGCCCGGGTTCGAGCGCGAggtgcgccgcctccaccgcctcgtCGGCAACGCCGTGGTCGACGGGTACTACTTCGTCGCCGGGACGGGATCCACGCAGCTCTTCCAGGCTGCGCTCTACGCGCTCTCGCCTGCCGCAGACGGCACGCCCATGAGCGTCGTCTCGCCGGCGCCTTACTACTCG TCCTACCCATCAGTGACGAACTTCCTCAGCTCCGCGCTCTACCGCTGGGAAGGCGACGCCAATAAGTTTAACGGCGACACCTGCATCGAGCTCGTCTGCTCGCCGAACAACCCTGACGGTGGCATCCGGAAAGCTGTTATCAAGTCCAACTCCGGGAAGACCATTCATGACTTCGCCTACAACTGGCCGCAATACACCCCCATCACTGAGGCAGCTAGCCACGACATCATGCTGTTCACCGTTTCCAAGTGCACTGGCCATGCCGGTACAAGGCTAGG GTGGGCGTTGGTGAAGGACGTGGAGGTTGCCCAGAAAATGGTCAAGTTCATGGAGCTAAACACCATTGGCGTGTCCAAGGACTCGCAGCTTCGCGCTGCAAAGATCCTCAAGGCTGTCTGTGATGGCTATGAGCTATCGCCCGCTAAGGAGGCAAACCGCCTCTTCCATTTTGCTCAGCGAAAAATGGCAGAACGTTGGAGCAAGCTTCGTGCTACCGTGGCGGCCTCAGGCATCTTTAGCCTCCCAGATGAGGTCTCTGGCTACTGCACTTTTGCTAAGGAGATAGTCACAGCCAATCCTC CATTTGCATGGCTCCGTTGTCACAAGGATGGTGTTCAAGACTTGGAGGCTTTTCTACGTGAGAACAAGATAGTTACCAGAGGTGGACCAAAGTTTGGTGTGGATGAGAAGGTAGTGAGGGTCAGCATGCTTGACACAGACGATGCCTTCAACATGTTCATCGGTCGTATTGCCTCCATAAAGTGA